A genomic segment from Lutibacter sp. A80 encodes:
- a CDS encoding SGNH/GDSL hydrolase family protein, with product MTIGYLGGSITRADNQYRVQSIDYIQSMYPKVKIGGINAGVSGTGTDLGACRLYEQLLKYKPDLVFIEFAVNGAFAEGMEGIIRQIKKYNDKIDICLIYTISTGLTKVYAKGEVPKHISKLELLANHYNLPSIHMGLEASYLEKQEKLIWKGDPDLTKDKIIFSKDGVHPLEAGGNLYAEAIARAFLQFKKNITTKEYFLPTPLFSDNWEDAKMFDPKEIGDFEGEWQTVDPSSNHNLNQFAGWFPHLLKADKPGASFSFNFEGNSFGLFDIGGPEVGQLKIELDGKPLYLKRLKSTTFKQSKEVTELRLINRFNKFCNNRYRGQYFMIKVEPGKHNVKISISEEKSNKIKILGKNKLTDINEFPEKYNKTVEYLGKILIRGEILELKKTHQH from the coding sequence GTGACCATCGGATACCTTGGGGGAAGTATAACTCGTGCAGACAATCAATATCGTGTGCAGTCTATAGACTATATTCAGAGCATGTACCCTAAAGTAAAAATAGGAGGAATAAATGCCGGTGTTTCTGGTACTGGAACGGATTTAGGGGCGTGTCGTTTATATGAACAGCTGTTAAAATATAAACCCGATTTAGTTTTTATAGAATTTGCTGTAAACGGTGCTTTTGCAGAGGGTATGGAAGGTATTATACGCCAAATAAAAAAATATAATGATAAAATAGATATTTGTCTTATTTATACGATATCTACAGGTCTAACAAAAGTTTATGCAAAAGGAGAGGTTCCTAAGCACATTAGTAAGTTAGAGTTATTAGCTAATCATTATAACCTTCCTTCCATTCACATGGGGTTAGAAGCTTCGTATCTAGAAAAACAAGAGAAATTAATATGGAAAGGGGATCCAGATCTTACAAAAGATAAGATTATTTTTTCAAAAGATGGAGTCCATCCTTTAGAAGCAGGAGGAAATCTTTATGCAGAAGCCATTGCTAGAGCCTTTCTTCAGTTTAAAAAGAATATTACTACAAAAGAGTACTTTTTACCAACGCCATTGTTTTCGGATAATTGGGAAGATGCTAAAATGTTTGATCCTAAAGAAATTGGTGATTTTGAAGGAGAATGGCAAACCGTAGATCCTTCTAGTAACCACAATTTAAACCAATTTGCTGGTTGGTTTCCTCATCTACTTAAAGCAGATAAACCAGGAGCATCATTTTCTTTTAATTTTGAAGGAAACTCGTTTGGTTTATTTGATATTGGTGGGCCAGAGGTAGGACAACTAAAAATAGAATTGGATGGGAAACCACTTTATTTAAAAAGGCTTAAGTCTACCACTTTTAAACAGTCTAAAGAAGTAACTGAATTACGATTGATAAATCGTTTTAATAAATTTTGTAATAATCGTTATAGAGGTCAATATTTTATGATTAAAGTTGAGCCAGGTAAACATAATGTGAAAATATCTATTTCCGAAGAAAAGTCTAATAAAATTAAGATCCTAGGTAAAAATAAACTCACAGATATTAATGAGTTTCCCGAAAAATATAATAAAACTGTAGAGTACTTGGGAAAAATACTTATTAGGGGAGAAATTTTAGAGTTAAAGAAAACTCACCAGCATTAA
- a CDS encoding family 43 glycosylhydrolase produces the protein MRQLKLVITIIFVSLITSCNTTKKENKKAKELTTEINDVKFTYQNITGVGVDSVYNRRDNSDIIKVNDTYYMWYTRMNSPTTSGYWGTIWYATSQDDGYTWKEQGMALGLGKEDAFDSHAVFTPNILVYNNKYYLYYTGVKPTPGNKNKEFENNSETDITAIGLAVSDSPDGPFVRVENNPILEISTVDSDFDSFRIDDASLLVRDEKIWLFYKGRSLVDGKKGPGRTKMSVAYADKPDGYFKKHKGYLLDKSHEVLIWNKKRGIASLASLNKTLNFSADGEHFSVLQDSLKKIPKAPGLYRPHLENGNLTTEIPGWGISMIQKKGLAYLVRFEMK, from the coding sequence ATGAGACAACTAAAATTAGTAATTACAATCATATTTGTAAGTTTAATAACTTCTTGTAACACTACAAAAAAGGAAAATAAAAAAGCAAAGGAATTAACAACGGAAATAAATGACGTAAAATTTACATATCAAAATATTACGGGAGTTGGTGTAGATTCGGTATATAATAGAAGAGATAATAGTGATATTATAAAAGTAAATGATACTTATTATATGTGGTACACACGTATGAATAGTCCTACAACATCTGGTTATTGGGGTACAATTTGGTATGCAACCTCACAAGATGATGGATATACTTGGAAAGAACAGGGTATGGCACTTGGTTTAGGAAAAGAAGATGCATTTGACAGTCATGCTGTTTTTACACCCAATATTCTAGTGTATAACAATAAGTATTATTTATATTATACAGGAGTAAAACCAACACCAGGTAATAAAAATAAGGAATTTGAAAATAATTCAGAAACAGATATTACAGCTATAGGACTTGCCGTTTCAGATAGCCCAGATGGTCCTTTTGTAAGGGTGGAGAATAATCCGATTTTAGAGATAAGTACTGTAGATTCAGACTTTGATAGTTTTAGAATTGACGATGCCAGCTTATTGGTTAGAGATGAAAAAATATGGTTATTTTATAAAGGAAGATCTCTTGTCGATGGAAAGAAAGGGCCAGGACGTACCAAAATGAGTGTGGCGTATGCTGACAAACCTGATGGTTATTTTAAAAAACATAAAGGCTACTTGTTAGATAAAAGTCATGAAGTATTAATTTGGAATAAAAAGAGAGGTATTGCTTCGTTAGCATCACTTAATAAAACATTAAACTTTTCTGCGGATGGAGAACATTTTTCCGTTTTACAAGACAGTTTAAAAAAGATACCAAAGGCGCCAGGATTGTATCGTCCCCATTTAGAAAATGGAAACTTAACGACTGAAATTCCTGGGTGGGGAATTTCAATGATTCAAAAGAAAGGATTAGCGTATTTGGTGCGTTTTGAAATGAAGTAA
- a CDS encoding sialate O-acetylesterase — protein MKKEFTYKNSAIYCLALLFILFNGVASFAQTSTVKSQTSKTGFQLGSLFKDHMVLQQDVSIPVWGTAEKGAVVKVQLGDLEEQTITDANGKWRVNLGALKASFEPKTMVVSSSQNEKIIKISDVLVGEVWICSGQSNMQFSVNGAPEVKKLVPSAKNIRSFKVKQMVSLEPKDTCEGEWEVVHPNSAVAFSFAYFLEKSANVPVGIILTSWGSSSLEAWMPRDMVETVPHFKIMMDEFDADSKTKNKINAILEGPRPWKNADDIFLRRQSNILYNAMMHPLIPYACRGLVWYQGERNAQSMYGMVKEPWFSRNSGILKYGDVLKSWIKRYRKAWNNDELHVLVVMLPGFGKVLDSEKDINPESPNAHSWAWMRESQLKALELPNTSVINTIDLGDEKNIHPKDKLPVGKRLALFALHNVFNKKVDAMGPTLKKVKVKANSIVVYFNNVKHLKTTDGKAPTSFWLSDASGKWFSAKAKIKGKKIVLTSSDLKKPLFVRYAFTGKPNVNLVNEVDLPAYPFRTDTFKP, from the coding sequence ATGAAAAAAGAATTTACATATAAGAATTCTGCTATTTATTGCTTAGCATTACTATTTATATTATTTAATGGAGTTGCTAGTTTTGCACAAACCAGTACAGTAAAATCGCAAACTTCTAAAACTGGATTTCAATTGGGTTCTCTTTTTAAAGATCATATGGTGTTGCAACAAGATGTTTCAATTCCAGTATGGGGAACAGCAGAAAAAGGAGCAGTTGTTAAGGTTCAACTTGGTGATTTAGAAGAACAAACGATTACAGATGCTAATGGTAAATGGCGCGTAAATTTGGGTGCTTTAAAGGCAAGTTTTGAGCCTAAAACTATGGTAGTATCTTCTTCACAAAATGAAAAGATAATTAAAATTTCAGATGTTTTAGTAGGTGAGGTTTGGATTTGTTCAGGTCAATCTAATATGCAATTTTCTGTAAATGGTGCTCCAGAAGTTAAAAAGTTAGTGCCTTCGGCAAAAAATATTAGAAGTTTTAAAGTTAAACAAATGGTTTCACTAGAGCCTAAAGATACTTGTGAAGGTGAGTGGGAAGTAGTTCATCCAAATAGTGCTGTTGCATTTTCATTTGCTTATTTTTTAGAGAAATCTGCCAATGTTCCTGTGGGTATTATTTTAACTTCTTGGGGTAGTTCTTCTTTAGAGGCTTGGATGCCCAGAGATATGGTGGAAACAGTGCCTCATTTTAAAATAATGATGGATGAATTTGATGCTGATAGTAAAACTAAAAATAAAATAAACGCTATTTTAGAAGGACCAAGACCTTGGAAAAATGCAGATGATATTTTTTTACGTAGACAATCAAATATTTTATATAATGCAATGATGCACCCGTTAATTCCTTATGCTTGCAGAGGCTTGGTTTGGTATCAAGGAGAACGCAATGCACAATCTATGTATGGCATGGTTAAAGAACCATGGTTTTCTAGAAATTCAGGAATATTAAAGTATGGAGATGTGCTTAAAAGTTGGATAAAACGCTATCGAAAAGCTTGGAATAATGATGAGTTGCATGTTCTTGTGGTAATGCTTCCTGGATTTGGAAAGGTGTTGGATTCAGAAAAAGATATTAATCCTGAAAGTCCAAATGCACATTCATGGGCTTGGATGCGTGAATCTCAATTAAAAGCATTAGAATTACCAAATACATCTGTAATAAATACTATTGATTTGGGTGATGAAAAAAATATTCATCCAAAAGATAAATTACCAGTTGGTAAACGTTTAGCTCTTTTTGCCTTACATAATGTATTCAATAAAAAAGTAGATGCTATGGGGCCAACATTAAAAAAGGTAAAAGTAAAAGCTAATTCTATAGTTGTTTATTTTAATAATGTTAAACACTTAAAAACAACAGATGGCAAAGCTCCTACAAGTTTTTGGTTGTCAGATGCATCAGGAAAATGGTTTTCTGCAAAAGCGAAAATAAAAGGGAAAAAAATAGTGTTAACGTCTTCAGATTTAAAAAAACCTTTATTTGTACGTTATGCTTTTACAGGGAAACCAAATGTAAACTTGGTAAATGAAGTTGATTTACCCGCTTATCCATTTAGAACAGACACCTTTAAACCATAG
- a CDS encoding family 43 glycosylhydrolase, which translates to MKIFVVIISMLFVGVNSSFSQSNLKSVKATYSPIEALGPEEGIKRGDPSDIIKVGSLYYVWYWKVGENVRWATWYATSPDGFTWTEKGEALPPGKEGSWDDEGCFTPGILIANDKYYLFYSGVNNPYKTKDLEKSKTRIGIAFSNSPDGPWVKLSTNPILIPSTDKTKFDSHRIDDASIIVRDGKYWLYYKGRQWGKSPRETKMGVAIANRPEGPYIKYKNNPVVKGGHEVLVWPQGKGVATMIGKEGTEDVRKSIMYAKDGLNFKKTHNFTNKNVPWAPGAFRPEAFTNSKKGKLIEWGIQRVKKDGIEYLERFDLKEVNKTKQ; encoded by the coding sequence ATGAAAATATTTGTTGTAATAATAAGTATGTTATTTGTGGGGGTAAATAGTTCTTTTTCTCAATCAAATTTAAAATCGGTAAAGGCAACATATTCCCCTATTGAAGCATTAGGGCCTGAAGAAGGAATTAAACGAGGTGATCCAAGCGATATTATAAAGGTAGGATCATTATATTATGTTTGGTACTGGAAAGTAGGGGAAAATGTAAGGTGGGCAACTTGGTATGCAACTTCACCAGATGGATTTACTTGGACAGAAAAAGGAGAGGCCTTACCTCCTGGAAAAGAAGGAAGTTGGGATGATGAAGGTTGTTTTACACCAGGTATTTTAATAGCTAATGATAAGTATTATCTTTTTTATTCGGGGGTAAATAATCCATATAAAACTAAAGATCTTGAAAAATCAAAAACTAGAATAGGAATTGCTTTTTCTAATTCACCAGATGGCCCATGGGTAAAGCTATCTACCAATCCAATTTTGATTCCAAGTACTGATAAAACCAAATTTGATAGTCATCGAATAGATGATGCAAGTATAATTGTTCGTGATGGTAAATATTGGTTGTACTATAAAGGTCGTCAGTGGGGAAAATCACCAAGAGAAACTAAAATGGGTGTTGCCATAGCCAATAGACCTGAAGGGCCGTATATAAAATATAAAAACAATCCTGTTGTAAAAGGGGGGCATGAAGTACTTGTTTGGCCTCAAGGAAAAGGAGTAGCAACAATGATTGGTAAAGAAGGAACAGAAGATGTTCGAAAGTCTATTATGTATGCTAAAGACGGGTTAAATTTTAAAAAGACGCATAATTTTACAAATAAAAATGTGCCTTGGGCTCCTGGTGCTTTTCGACCAGAAGCGTTTACCAATAGCAAAAAAGGTAAACTTATAGAGTGGGGCATACAAAGAGTAAAAAAGGATGGCATAGAATATCTCGAAAGATTTGATTTAAAAGAAGTAAATAAAACAAAACAATAA
- a CDS encoding glycoside hydrolase family protein, producing the protein MKRITKIFLGITIFSIVFISCDSTKTKKAETTNHKNNEKQIQTPTAMSNHWKFIGEAINEPGYDVWGSSPIRDKDGNVHLFSARWSSDTPFKKAWRYNSEIAHYIAKQPEGPFKFVETIRKGNKDGSWDAAGFHNPSIKKIDNKYVLIFIANDGAKNHGPSQRIGMLISDSLNGPWVEKPNKNQPLLSPPKDSSVWCYNSGLGVNNPALIKHPNGKYYLYFKAMAGPKGEGGKVSMGVAISEKLEGPYVIQPNPITTNKVRIEDGYAFMWKKKVCLLTTDNHGILEKGGGLLWVSDDGLQFEAKPLSGFHNYQDFYLKGVFPDGVNIRYGGKKVKFERPQLLMDANGEPEYLFCPSGVALDGSDGTNSYVLKYEK; encoded by the coding sequence ATGAAACGTATAACAAAAATATTTTTAGGAATTACAATTTTTTCTATTGTCTTTATTTCATGTGATAGCACAAAAACAAAGAAAGCAGAAACTACGAATCATAAAAACAATGAAAAACAGATACAGACACCTACAGCAATGTCAAATCATTGGAAATTTATTGGTGAAGCAATAAATGAACCAGGGTATGATGTTTGGGGAAGTTCTCCAATAAGAGATAAAGATGGTAATGTGCATCTTTTTTCTGCAAGATGGTCTTCAGATACCCCTTTTAAAAAAGCGTGGAGGTATAATAGTGAAATAGCACATTATATAGCTAAACAACCTGAAGGACCTTTTAAATTTGTTGAAACTATTAGAAAAGGGAATAAAGATGGAAGTTGGGATGCTGCTGGTTTTCATAATCCAAGTATAAAAAAAATAGATAACAAATATGTACTAATATTTATAGCAAATGATGGCGCAAAAAACCATGGTCCAAGTCAAAGAATTGGAATGCTTATAAGTGATAGCCTAAATGGTCCTTGGGTAGAAAAACCAAATAAGAACCAACCCTTATTAAGTCCACCTAAAGATTCATCTGTTTGGTGTTATAATAGTGGACTTGGAGTAAATAACCCTGCGCTTATAAAACATCCTAATGGTAAATACTACTTGTACTTTAAAGCTATGGCAGGACCTAAAGGAGAAGGTGGAAAAGTGAGTATGGGAGTTGCTATTTCAGAAAAATTAGAAGGGCCGTATGTTATTCAACCAAATCCAATTACAACAAATAAGGTTAGAATTGAAGATGGATATGCTTTTATGTGGAAAAAGAAAGTTTGTTTGTTAACCACCGATAATCATGGAATTTTAGAGAAAGGTGGAGGTTTACTTTGGGTATCTGATGACGGACTTCAATTCGAGGCTAAACCATTATCTGGCTTTCATAATTATCAAGATTTTTACCTTAAAGGAGTTTTTCCTGATGGGGTTAATATCCGTTATGGTGGTAAAAAGGTGAAATTTGAAAGACCTCAATTATTAATGGATGCTAATGGTGAGCCTGAATACCTTTTTTGTCCAAGTGGAGTAGCCTTAGATGGAAGTGATGGAACGAACAGTTATGTGTTGAAATATGAAAAATAA
- a CDS encoding GDSL-type esterase/lipase family protein: MRSKNIIVTFLILVCTILSVDAQNFNPDSKILYKEVQGDSLYLHVFKPKLSKKPTAAIVFFFGGGWTGGTPKQFYQQSRYFASRGILAISAEYRVKNTHGTSPFECVEDGKSAIRWVRENAKKLNIDPNKIVASGGSAGGHVALTTALIDGFENANENLSVSSIPNAVVGYNPVLDTTKKGYGYKKVAGRETEISPAHQVKKGMPPMLIFHGTNDKTVPFENAKRFTKLMKEAGNECELIAVDNVGHGFFNGDFFRKGSGDKYFNLTVYETDVFLRKLGYLKKKPTLSRNIKQVSCVGDSNTEATYPTFLQEKLGKKYQVKNFGKGGATLLEGTNHPYFEKTVYQNSLKFTPDIVLIMFGTNDANVKWCLDKTRKTDFKGTPQEEFKSQYKKLINAYRSKNAKAEIYVLTPLPIYKHENSRDPEIQQRIVHLKEWVIPIIREISEEENVTLIDVNTLMRKAYKYTVDGVHLNNKGYKILANKIAKKIQ; encoded by the coding sequence ATGAGATCAAAAAATATAATTGTAACCTTTTTAATTTTGGTTTGCACCATTCTTAGTGTTGATGCTCAAAACTTCAATCCTGATAGTAAAATTTTATATAAAGAGGTACAAGGGGATAGTTTATACCTGCATGTATTTAAACCTAAATTATCTAAAAAACCAACTGCTGCCATTGTATTCTTTTTTGGAGGTGGTTGGACAGGTGGTACCCCAAAACAATTTTATCAGCAAAGTAGATATTTTGCATCGAGAGGAATTTTAGCAATTTCAGCAGAATATAGGGTGAAAAATACCCACGGTACTTCTCCGTTTGAGTGCGTTGAAGATGGGAAATCAGCTATTCGTTGGGTTCGTGAAAATGCAAAAAAATTAAACATAGATCCAAATAAAATTGTTGCCAGTGGAGGTTCTGCAGGAGGACATGTTGCATTAACCACTGCATTAATAGATGGTTTTGAAAATGCTAACGAGAACTTGTCTGTTAGTTCAATTCCTAACGCTGTTGTTGGATATAATCCAGTTTTAGATACTACTAAAAAAGGGTATGGTTATAAAAAAGTAGCAGGCCGAGAAACAGAAATATCTCCAGCGCATCAGGTTAAAAAAGGAATGCCGCCTATGCTAATATTTCATGGTACAAATGATAAAACAGTGCCTTTTGAAAATGCAAAACGTTTTACAAAATTAATGAAGGAAGCAGGAAATGAATGTGAATTAATTGCAGTTGATAATGTTGGTCATGGTTTTTTTAATGGAGATTTTTTCAGAAAAGGTTCTGGAGATAAGTATTTTAATTTAACCGTATACGAAACAGATGTTTTTTTAAGAAAATTAGGTTATTTGAAAAAAAAACCAACACTTTCTAGAAATATAAAGCAGGTGTCTTGTGTTGGAGATAGTAATACTGAAGCTACATATCCAACGTTTTTACAAGAAAAATTGGGTAAAAAATACCAAGTTAAAAATTTTGGAAAAGGTGGAGCAACTTTATTAGAAGGAACAAATCATCCATATTTTGAAAAGACTGTTTATCAAAATTCTTTAAAGTTTACACCAGATATTGTTTTAATTATGTTTGGTACAAACGATGCAAATGTTAAGTGGTGTCTAGACAAAACAAGAAAAACGGATTTTAAAGGTACACCACAAGAAGAGTTTAAGAGTCAATATAAAAAATTGATAAATGCTTATAGAAGCAAGAATGCAAAAGCGGAGATATATGTATTAACACCATTACCAATTTATAAACATGAAAACAGTAGAGACCCAGAAATACAACAACGTATTGTGCATTTGAAAGAATGGGTAATCCCTATTATTAGAGAAATTTCAGAAGAAGAAAATGTTACATTAATAGATGTAAATACATTAATGAGAAAAGCTTATAAATACACTGTTGATGGTGTTCATTTAAATAATAAAGGATATAAAATATTAGCAAATAAGATAGCTAAGAAAATCCAATAG
- a CDS encoding dienelactone hydrolase family protein codes for MRIVIVLIFSVLSQFAFAQTLYSEAKSSSDSCGVNEQENGYYVENSKPYIYIDENGLEMAYRVFLPPAYNPKKKYPLLLSFHGAGSRGNDNLKQMRPWVAGWMDAKVQKEHPCIILMPQCPKKQQWVNVPWKNGSYFLKDSPLSKPMELAKEIFDKVVREYSVDKKRIYVMGVSMGGYGAWNFVMRYHKLIAAAVPICGAADPLEAKNINRIPIWAFHGDKDPTVPISGSIEMIEALYKHKKNKARLTIYKGIGHNSYEYAWKEPELIEWVFSQKK; via the coding sequence ATGAGAATAGTTATTGTATTAATTTTTAGTGTGCTTTCACAGTTTGCATTTGCTCAAACATTATATTCGGAGGCTAAATCTTCTAGTGATAGTTGTGGTGTTAACGAGCAAGAAAATGGTTACTATGTAGAAAATTCGAAACCTTATATTTATATAGATGAAAATGGTTTAGAAATGGCATATAGGGTGTTTTTACCTCCAGCATATAACCCTAAAAAAAAGTATCCATTGTTGCTTTCTTTTCATGGGGCTGGCTCAAGAGGAAACGATAATTTAAAACAAATGCGTCCCTGGGTTGCCGGATGGATGGATGCCAAGGTGCAAAAAGAACATCCGTGTATAATTTTAATGCCTCAGTGTCCTAAAAAACAACAATGGGTAAATGTACCCTGGAAAAATGGTTCTTACTTTTTAAAAGATAGTCCATTAAGTAAACCCATGGAGCTTGCAAAAGAAATTTTTGATAAAGTTGTTAGAGAATATTCGGTAGATAAAAAGCGTATATACGTAATGGGTGTTTCAATGGGAGGTTATGGTGCATGGAATTTTGTAATGCGTTATCATAAACTTATTGCAGCAGCAGTTCCAATTTGTGGTGCAGCTGATCCGTTGGAGGCTAAAAATATAAACAGAATTCCAATTTGGGCTTTTCATGGAGATAAAGATCCTACGGTTCCAATTTCTGGTTCAATTGAAATGATTGAAGCGTTATATAAACATAAAAAGAATAAAGCACGCTTAACAATTTATAAAGGTATTGGGCATAATTCTTATGAGTATGCTTGGAAAGAACCTGAATTAATAGAATGGGTTTTTAGTCAAAAAAAATAA
- a CDS encoding glycoside hydrolase family protein: MKIDYVGRAAENKGMHVWGSSPVQDKDGKIHLFAAQWSTKTQPGNFSGWFKDCEIGHYVGDSPEGPFEYLGVAVEDKDGLFNSPHNPTISNIDGQYQLCFIVNENNDLKTQRIVMYVADDLNDTWRPAKGGEADGTILRQTKDSTVWNYTARLGVSNPSLIKYKGKYFLYHKSVVRKEPKGYVFSYGVVVADNVEGPYVHTPTRVTEEKMPLEDAYAFTMKDSVYLMSRDFRGTLGNRGGGLLWKSGDGFTFPAEKTVRAYEDLQHYVGEEHLKDAISYRGKKDGHLERAQILFIDDKPAYLYLATGVQVKPGYGSSSHVFKITFE; this comes from the coding sequence ATGAAAATAGATTATGTAGGAAGGGCAGCAGAAAATAAAGGAATGCATGTATGGGGATCTTCACCAGTACAGGATAAGGATGGTAAAATACATTTATTTGCAGCGCAATGGTCTACAAAAACACAACCTGGAAATTTTAGTGGTTGGTTTAAAGATTGTGAAATTGGTCATTATGTAGGTGATAGCCCAGAAGGCCCTTTTGAGTATTTAGGTGTAGCAGTTGAAGACAAAGATGGTTTGTTTAATTCACCTCACAATCCAACTATAAGTAATATTGACGGTCAATATCAACTTTGTTTTATTGTAAACGAAAACAATGATTTAAAAACACAGCGTATTGTTATGTATGTTGCGGATGATTTGAATGATACTTGGAGACCTGCAAAAGGTGGAGAAGCTGATGGTACAATTTTACGTCAAACAAAAGATTCTACTGTTTGGAATTATACAGCACGGTTAGGAGTTTCAAATCCGTCATTAATAAAATATAAAGGGAAGTATTTTTTATATCATAAATCTGTTGTAAGAAAAGAACCTAAAGGATATGTGTTTTCTTACGGTGTTGTTGTTGCTGATAATGTTGAAGGTCCTTATGTACACACTCCTACAAGAGTTACAGAAGAAAAAATGCCACTTGAAGATGCTTATGCTTTTACAATGAAAGATTCGGTTTATCTTATGAGTCGCGATTTTAGAGGAACTCTAGGAAATAGAGGAGGAGGTTTGCTGTGGAAATCTGGAGATGGTTTTACTTTTCCTGCTGAAAAAACAGTACGTGCTTATGAAGATTTACAACATTATGTTGGTGAAGAACATTTAAAAGACGCTATTTCATACAGAGGAAAAAAAGATGGACATCTTGAGAGAGCTCAAATACTTTTTATAGATGATAAACCTGCTTATTTATACTTAGCAACTGGTGTACAAGTGAAACCGGGTTATGGTAGTAGTTCACACGTTTTTAAAATTACTTTTGAATAA